TATTCACGCTGCCTGAAACGTGGCGCTTCGCGTTCGTGCCGCGTGGCACGGGCGTACTGCTGTTCGCCACCTGCTGCGCGCAGATCCTGGTCGGCTGTCTGATCGACCGGCGCTACGACAACAACCTGTTGCGCTATTTCATCGACACCGTCTGGTATCCGGCCGCGTTCTGGGCCATCAGCATGATCGCGTCGGTCATCGCATTGCCCGGCGTCGTCAGCCAGCGGCGCCGCCAGCGCGCGCGCTGGGTCAGTCCCGATCGCGGTATCCGCTCGAGCGGCGCCGTGATCGCCGATTCATCTACGGGGTTAGTCGCGCAGCCGCAGTTCGGCGGCCCGCTCGACGTCACGCAGTCCAGTCAACATTCCTGAGCAGGGTACACACCATGAATTTCCCGATCATCGATGTCTCGAAGCAGTCCGTCGCCCAGTTCGCAACCGAATGCAGCAAGGGCCGGGCGATGCGCACGGTCGCGTGGTATCGCGTCGTGCGGCCGGCGCTCGTGCTGTGCATGTGGGTGCTGGCGGCCGTCTACATACGCTGGCATCTTGCCAATGCGAGTCCAGAGGAGTTGTCGATCGACGCATTCATGCCCGGCATCACCGGCATCGCGGTCGTCGCCGCGGCGATGACTGTCTGGACCATCGGGCGCCAGATGGACGCGATGAACACCAACCGCACGCGCCGGATGCCCGCCAGCGACGACGTCTTCCACCATGCCACACGCGAAATCGCCGTCGGCAACGCGGGCCGCTGCCTCGTCGCCTATCACGACGACGACGGCGCTGTCTCGCACGTCGTGTCCATGCCCGAATTCCAGCGTCAGGCGGCCTGAGCCGCGCGCAAATATCGCAATCAGTATTGAACGCACCACGGAGACCACCATGTGCGGAATAGTAGGAGCAGTGGCGCAACGCGACGTCGTTGCGGTACTCACCGAGGGTTTGCGCCGCCTCGAATATCGCGGCTACGACTCTTGCGGGGTCGCGGTGTTGCAGCACGGCGCGCCGCGCCGCGTGCGCAGTGTCGAGCGGGTCGCGAGTCTCGCGGCACAGGTCGAGGCCGCACGGCTGTCAGGCACGATCGGCGTCGCGCATACGCGCTGGGCGACGCACGGTGCACCCGTCACCGACAACGCGCACCCGATTTTTTCGCGCGACGAGATCGCGCTGGTTCACAACGGCATCATCGAAAATCATGAAGCGTTGCGTGACGAATTGAAGGGGCTCGGTTACGCGTTCGAATCGGATACCGATACGGAAGTGATCGCGCATCTGATTCACTACACGCGGGAACAGGACGAATCGCGCGATCTGCTGACGGCCGTGCAACGCGCGTTGCAGCGTCTGCGCGGCGCGTACGCGATCGCGGTGTTCGCGAACGACGAGCCGGACCGCGTGATCGGCGCGCGTGCCGGTTCGCCTCTCGTGGTCGGCGTCGGCGAGCGGGGCACTTATCTGGCGTCGGACGCGATGGCATTGTCGGGCACCGCGGAGGATTTCATCTTCCTCGAAGAAGGGGACGTCGCGGTGCTGTCGTGCGACGGCGTGCATATCGTCGATCGCGACGGCGCGAGCGTGCGGCGCGAAGTGCAGACGCAGCACGCAAGCCACTACGCGGCGGAACTCGGCCCGTATCGCCACTACATGCAGAAGGAAATCTTCGAGCAGCCGCAGGTGGTCGCCGATGCCACCGAGCGCGTGCGCGCGATCGCGCCAGCGCTGTTCGGCGCGAAGGCAGAGCGCGCTTTCGGCGAGATCGATTCGCTGTTGCTGCTGGCGTGCGGCACGAGCTACTACTCGGCGCTGACGGCGAAATACTGGCTCGAATCGATTGCCGGCATGCCGACACAGGTGGAAATCGCGAGCGAGTATCGCTATCGCGAGAGCGTGGTGAATCCGTGCGCGATGGTCGTCGTCGTCTCGCAGTCGGGCGAGACGGCCGATACGCTCGCCGCGTTGAAGCACGCGCAACAGCTCGGCCATCACCATACGCTCGCGATCTGCAACGTGCCGCACAGCTCGATGATGCGGCTCACGGAATTGCAGTACCTCACCGGCGCCGGACCGGAGATCGGCGTTGCGTCGACGAAAGCCTTCACGACACAACTGGTCGCGCTGTTCGTGCTTGCGCTCACGCTCGGCAAAAAACGCGGCCGCGTGAGCGCCGACCAGGAAGCGCACGCGTTGCGCCAGCTGCATCGTCTTCCGGCCGCGCTCAACAGCGTGCTCGCGCTGGAGCCGCAGATCGTCGCGTGGGCGCAGGCGCTGGCGCGCCAACAGCATGCGCTGTTTCTCGGCCGCGGCGTGCACTTTCCGATCGCACTGGAAGGCGCGCTGAAGCTGAAGGAAATCTCGTACGTGCATGCCGAGGCGTATCCCGCAGGAGAGTTGAAGCATGGGCCGCTCGCGATCGTCACGAACGAGATGCCGGTCATCACGATTGCGCCGAACGATGCGCTGCTCGAAAAGCTGAAGTCGAACATGCAGGAAGTGCGCGCGCGCGGCGGACAACTATTCGTGCTCGCGGATGCCGATGCGCAGATCGCGAGCGGCGAAGGCGTGCGCGTGATTCGGCTGCCCGCGCACTATGGGCCGTTGTCGCCGATCCTGCACGTGGTGCCGTTGCAGTTGCTGGCGTATCACACGGCCTGCGCGCGCGGCACCGATGTGGACAAGCCGCGCAACCTCGCGAAATCCGTCACCGTGGAGTAAGCCGCCAGCATGCGAACGACCTTTGCACTTCTCGCAGTGGCGGCCGCATGCGGCCTCGCGTCTGGCCTCGTACCGTGCGCTTCGGCGGCCGGGGCCAAGACCAACGCCAAGGCCGCCGGCGCGGCGCGCGTGCCGACGGGCGATTTGCGCGCCTATATGCACGGGATCGGCGTGGCGACCGACGCGCGCGGCGTATCGACCGTGTTCTTCAGCAGCTCCGGCCTGCCGCCACGCGGCGCGGGCCGCGACAGGAACTGGACGCACGACGTGTACATCGCGCGCTGGACGCCGCAGAAGGCGAAGCTCGGCAGGCCGCGCGGATTCATCAGCCGGCCTGAAGCGCAGGAGCCGGTGTCGGTTGCGCAGAACGACGGTGGTCGCGTGATGGTGACGTTCGAGGACGGATGGAATACGCCCAACGAGGTGAGCCAGCGTTATGGCGTCTACA
The sequence above is drawn from the Paraburkholderia sprentiae WSM5005 genome and encodes:
- the glmS gene encoding glutamine--fructose-6-phosphate transaminase (isomerizing) is translated as MCGIVGAVAQRDVVAVLTEGLRRLEYRGYDSCGVAVLQHGAPRRVRSVERVASLAAQVEAARLSGTIGVAHTRWATHGAPVTDNAHPIFSRDEIALVHNGIIENHEALRDELKGLGYAFESDTDTEVIAHLIHYTREQDESRDLLTAVQRALQRLRGAYAIAVFANDEPDRVIGARAGSPLVVGVGERGTYLASDAMALSGTAEDFIFLEEGDVAVLSCDGVHIVDRDGASVRREVQTQHASHYAAELGPYRHYMQKEIFEQPQVVADATERVRAIAPALFGAKAERAFGEIDSLLLLACGTSYYSALTAKYWLESIAGMPTQVEIASEYRYRESVVNPCAMVVVVSQSGETADTLAALKHAQQLGHHHTLAICNVPHSSMMRLTELQYLTGAGPEIGVASTKAFTTQLVALFVLALTLGKKRGRVSADQEAHALRQLHRLPAALNSVLALEPQIVAWAQALARQQHALFLGRGVHFPIALEGALKLKEISYVHAEAYPAGELKHGPLAIVTNEMPVITIAPNDALLEKLKSNMQEVRARGGQLFVLADADAQIASGEGVRVIRLPAHYGPLSPILHVVPLQLLAYHTACARGTDVDKPRNLAKSVTVE